In one Sphingobacterium daejeonense genomic region, the following are encoded:
- a CDS encoding FAD-binding protein, translated as MLDRKVDFLIVGSGIAGLSFALKAAKLGKVLIVTKSNEDESNTKYAQGGVAVVTDEDDSFDKHIEDTLIAGDGFM; from the coding sequence ATGCTAGATAGAAAAGTTGATTTTTTGATCGTTGGTTCCGGTATTGCCGGATTGAGTTTTGCACTAAAAGCAGCGAAGCTTGGGAAAGTACTGATCGTGACGAAATCCAATGAGGATGAGTCAAATACGAAATATGCTCAGGGTGGAGTCGCCGTCGTTACCGATGAAGATGATAGCTTTGATAAGCATATTGAGGATACCTTAATTGCAGGTGATGGATTTATGTGA